One genomic window of Gossypium hirsutum isolate 1008001.06 chromosome D11, Gossypium_hirsutum_v2.1, whole genome shotgun sequence includes the following:
- the LOC107934594 gene encoding delta(12)-fatty-acid desaturase FAD2-like isoform X1 — translation MGAGGRMSVPPSQRKQESGSMKRAPISKPPFTLSEIKKAIPPHCFQRSLIRSFSYLVYDFILVSIFYYVATTYFRNLPQPLSFVAWPIYWALQGSVLTGVWVIAHECGHHAFSDYQWIDDTVGLILHSSLLVPYFSWKYSHRRHHSNTGSLERDEVFVPKKRSSIRWWAKYLNNPPGRFVTITIQLTLGWPLYLAFNVAGRPYEGFACHYNPYGPIYNDRERLQIYISDVGVLAVTYGLYRLVLAKGLAWVICVYGVPLLIVNAFLVMITYLQHTHPALPHYDSSEWDWLRGALATVDRDYGILNKVFHNITDTHIAHHLFSTMPHYHAMEATKAIKPILGEYYSFDGTPVYKAIFREAKECIYVEPDEGEQSSKGVFWFRNKI, via the coding sequence ATGGGTGCAGGTGGCAGAATGTCGGTTCCTCCAAGTCAAAGGAAACAAGAATCGGGCTCAATGAAAAGAGCCCCTATATCTAAACCACCATTTACTCTCAGTGAAATAAAAAAAGCCATCCCACCACACTGTTTCCAACGCTCACTTATCCGTTCATTTTCCTATCTCGTTTACGACTTCATTTTAGTCTCTATCTTTTACTACGTAGCCACCACTTACTTCCGCAACCTCCCTCAGCCACTATCTTTCGTCGCCTGGCCAATTTATTGGGCTCTTCAAGGTTCAGTCCTCACTGGCGTTTGGGTTATCGCCCATGAATGCGGTCACCACGCTTTTAGCGATTACCAATGGATCGATGACACTGTCGGTCTCATCCTCCATTCATCCCTTCTCGTCCCGTACTTTTCGTGGAAATATAGTCACCGTCGTCACCATTCCAACACTGGTTCCCTTGAACGCGACGAAGTATTTGTTCCGAAGAAACGGAGCAGCATTAGATGGTGGGCTAAATACCTCAACAATCCACCAGGTCGTTTCGTCACAATCACCATTCAGCTCACTCTCGGATGGCCTCTTTACTTAGCATTCAATGTAGCAGGTAGACCTTACGAAGGATTCGCTTGTCACTACAACCCATACGGTCCTATCTACAACGACCGTGAACGACTTCAAATCTACATTTCCGACGTCGGTGTCCTTGCTGTCACCTATGGGCTGTACCGTCTCGTGTTAGCCAAAGGTCTAGCTTGGGTCATTTGTGTTTACGGTGTCCCATTGCTCATCGTTAATGCATTCCTCGTCATGATCACATACTTGCAACACACTCACCCTGCATTACCACACTACGACTCATCCGAATGGGATTGGTTACGTGGAGCCCTCGCGACGGTCGACCGAGATTATGGGATATTAAACAAGGTTTTCCATAACATAACTGATACTCATATCGCTCATCATTTGTTTTCGACAATGCCGCATTACCACGCAATGGAAGCAACAAAGGCAATAAAGCCAATATTGGGCGAGTATTATTCATTTGATGGTACACCAGTTTATAAAGCGATATTTAGAGAGGCAAAGGAGTGTATTTACGTTGAACCAGACGAAGGTGAGCAGAGCAGCAAAGGTGTATTTTGGTTTAGAAATAAGATCTAA
- the LOC107934595 gene encoding nuclear intron maturase 1, mitochondrial has translation MIKKTGKKKTVVYKRKKMSLRQFIKHLPCISIPKASPFLSYSRRFSSSSLSVLSVHDSASDSDPYSLLKQDPIDVCLSIWVKSFSSPPNTTFPNLTGFLSKFDLWVLAYQRSCAHFTGAFPPRNAIHSQTLHSLLSLRNAVAHGGRFKWNNKTNQLVRSPNDKPSTTVISKRKLQALLESPDPCFQDRVVQEVLLMVLEPVFEARFSGKSHAFRPGRNAHTVIRTIRSNFAGYLWFLKGDLTELFDNVDVDLMMGYVQKVVKDKKILNLIKSGLNVRVKRRLKSDNDGDGGGDLKSKRRKKRKATKKRILSKNEPKPDPFWLRTFFDFGPEEAAKVPSYGYCGILSPLLANVCLNELDQAMEERIVTFFRPSKHDSIWKETIDDGCHNPSWPEFVPSSGREKTRKMDYLRYGGHFLIGIRGPREEAVQIRKEIIEFCESKFGLRLDNSKLEIEHISRGIQFLDHIICRRVIHPTLRYTSSGGNIVSQKGVGTLLSVTASLQQCIRQFRRLQFVKGDKDPEPLPCNPMLYSSQAHTNSQMNKFLETMADWYRYADNRKKVVGFCAYVIRSSLAKLYAARYRLKSRAKVYKIASRDLSRPLRESSNNSAPEYSDLLRMGLVDAIEGVQFSHMSLIPSCDYTPFPRNWIPDHEQLLHEYIKLQDPKFFCNLHKAIKREGLSLPQDEISDIVWDYKTLGIWRYRSNSGKEMKEGSE, from the coding sequence ATGATTAAAAAAACCGGGAAGAAGAAAACTGTCGTCTACAAGAGGAAAAAAATGTCTTTGAGGCAATTCATCAAACACCTTCCCTGCATTTCAATTCCAAAAGCTTCCCCTTTCCTTTCCTATTCCCGtcgcttttcttcttcttccctttCGGTTCTCTCAGTTCACGACTCAGCATCCGACTCAGATCCATATAGTCTTTTGAAGCAGGACCCGATTGATGTCTGTCTTTCAATATGGGTCAAATCATTTTCTTCGCCACCAAACACCACATTCCCGAACTTAACCGGCTTCCTTTCGAAATTCGACCTTTGGGTTTTAGCCTACCAACGGTCTTGTGCTCATTTCACTGGCGCGTTCCCTCCACGCAACGCCATTCATTCCCAGACCCTTCATTCCCTTCTTTCCCTCCGTAACGCCGTCGCTCACGGTGGCCGGTTCAAGTGGAACAACAAAACCAATCAGCTGGTCCGTAGCCCGAACGACAAGCCGTCGACGACTGTGATATCAAAGAGGAAGCTTCAAGCCTTGCTTGAATCCCCTGATCCTTGTTTCCAAGACCGGGTTGTCCAAGAGGTTCTTTTGATGGTCTTGGAGCCGGTTTTTGAAGCCCGGTTTTCAGGTAAGTCTCATGCTTTTAGGCCTGGTAGGAATGCTCATACAGTTATCCGTACTATTCGAAGTAACTTTGCTGGGTACCTTTGGTTCTTAAAAGGTGATTTAACTGAGTTATTTGATAATGTGGATGTTGATTTAATGATGGGTTATGTTCAAAAAGTCGTAAAAGATAagaaaatattgaatttgattaAATCTGGGCTTAATGTGCGTGTTAAGAGGAGATTAAAGAGTGATAATGATGGTGATGGTGGTGGAGATTTGAAGagcaagagaaggaaaaagagaaaggCTACAAAGAAgaggattttgagtaaaaacgagCCGAAACCGGACCCATTTTGGTTAAGAACTTTCTTTGATTTTGGTCCTGAGGAAGCTGCTAAGGTACCTTCTTATGGTTATTGTGGAATTTTAAGTCCTTTACTCGCTAATGTGTGTCTTAATGAATTGGATCAAGCAATGGAAGAGAGGATAGTTACGTTTTTTAGACCGTCTAAGCACGATTCGATATGGAAAGAGACGATAGATGATGGATGTCATAACCCTTCTTGGCCTGAATTTGTTCCTTCTAGTGGTAGAGAGAAAACTAGGAAAATGGATTATTTAAGATATGGAGGTCATTTCTTGATTGGCATTCGAGGACCAAGAGAGGAAGCAGTGCAAATTAGGAAGGAAATAATCGAGTTTTGCGAGAGTAAATTTGGGTTAAGGTTGGATAATTCTAAACTGGAGATTGAGCACATTAGTAGAGGGATTCAATTCTTGGATCATATAATCTGTAGAAGAGTGATACACCCGACTCTTCGTTATACGTCTAGTGGAGGGAATATTGTGAGTCAAAAAGGTGTAGGGACTTTGCTTTCGGTTACCGCTAGCTTACAGCAATGCATTCGACAGTTTCGGCGGCTTCAGTTTGTTAAGGGTGATAAGGATCCCGAACCTCTGCCTTGTAACCCAATGCTTTACTCAAGTCAAGCTCATACAAATTCCCAGATGAATAAGTTTCTTGAAACTATGGCTGATTGGTACAGATATGCTGATAATCGAAAGAAAGTTGTTGGCTTTTGTGCTTATGTGATTCGTAGCTCATTAGCTAAACTGTACGCTGCAAGGTATAGGCTAAAATCTCGTGCCAAGGTGTATAAGATAGCATCACGTGATCTTAGTCGTCCATTGAGGGAGAGTAGCAACAATTCTGCACCTGAATACTCCGACCTTTTGAGGATGGGACTCGTTGATGCAATTGAAGGTGTTCAGTTCTCACACATGTCGTTGATTCCATCTTGTGATTACACCCCATTTCCTAGGAATTGGATACCGGACCACGAGCAGCTTTTGCATGAGTATATTAAACTACAAGATCCTAAATTCTTCTGCAACTTGCATAAAGCTATAAAACGCGAAGGCCTAAGTTTGCCTCAAGATGAGATATCTGATATTGTGTGGGATTATAAGACTCTGGGAATTTGGAGATATCGATCTAATAGTGGCAAAGAAATGAAAGAGGGTTCCGAATGA
- the LOC107934597 gene encoding breast cancer type 1 susceptibility protein homolog — MDEETSDTMNLDLNLGPAPETGSGSLLNEGVNLNALDENPFDRIRAAVRRRRWRWHQVQLPAATQSLSVEFDQFTGNSDGPNTLQAGEGSVTAEERTSDVPKVCETTNGFLEDEVLEDKKDDIEKGVSNDGSFFDCNICLDLAREPVVTCCGHLFCWSCLYRWLHMHSDANECPVCKGEVMIKTLTPIYGRGKVIYEPEEDSGFKIPPRPTAGRVDSWRQTIQRTPLNLPVEEMIRRIGNRFDLVRDLTPPREASGSRETAERTNSVLNRILTSRGLRGEQNAVVPLDDVDLTPSSTTSTDVVSSRIHSLYLQRQSHLRRAARLTSLSSALNSAERMVEAIFRGNPVGRNQEQAPAAVVDDRDSFSSIAAVINSESQMDTAVEIDSVVSLSASSSRRRNDVLRVSDVDSGDSRAHRRRRLN, encoded by the coding sequence ATGGATGAGGAAACATCTGATACAATGAACCTTGATTTGAATCTGGGTCCGGCACCTGAGACCGGGTCCGGGTCGTTGTTGAATGAAGGTGTGAATTTGAATGCCTTAGACGAGAACCCGTTCGATAGGATCCGGGCTGCGGTTAGGCGTAGGAGATGGAGATGGCATCAGGTTCAACTTCCTGCTGCAACTCAGAGCTTGTCGGTTGAATTTGATCAATTTACGGGCAATTCTGACGGTCCAAATACATTACAAGCAGGTGAGGGTAGCGTTACGGCTGAGGAAAGAACGAGTGATGTGCCGAAAGTGTGTGAAACCACCAATGGGTTTTTGGAAGATGAGGTTTTAGAAGATAAAAAGGATGATATTGAGAAGGGTGTTAGCAATGATGGGAGTTTTTTCGATTGTAATATATGCTTAGATTTGGCTCGGGAACCTGTTGTAACTTGTTGCGGTCACTTGTTTTGTTGGTCGTGTCTTTACCGATGGTTGCATATGCATTCGGATGCAAATGAATGCCCAGTCTGTAAaggagaagtgatgattaaaacgTTGACACCGATATATGGTCGTGGGAAGGTTATCTATGAGCCAGAAGAGGATTCGGGTTTTAAAATCCCTCCTCGTCCGACTGCTGGACGAGTGGATAGTTGGAGGCAAACCATTCAACGGACTCCTTTAAATCTTCCTGTTGAAGAGATGATTCGTCGTATTGGAAACAGATTTGATTTGGTACGTGACTTGACTCCACCACGTGAAGCCAGTGGTTCTCGGGAAACCGCAGAACGTACTAATTCCGTGCTTAATAGGATTTTGACATCTCGTGGATTACGTGGAGAGCAAAACGCAGTTGTGCCCCTCGATGATGTTGACTTGACACCCAGTAGTACAACAAGTACCGACGTGGTGTCCTCCCGGATTCACTCTTTGTACCTTCAACGGCAATCACACTTACGAAGAGCTGCAAGACTGACTTCTCTATCATCGGCACTCAATTCAGCTGAAAGGATGGTTGAGGCAATATTCCGAGGCAACCCGGTGGGAAGAAATCAGGAGCAAGCACCAGCAGCAGTTGTCGATGATCGGGACTCGTTCTCAAGCATTGCTGCTGTAATAAACTCGGAGAgtcaaatggacacggccgtcgAGATAGATTCTGTGGTTTCACTTTCGGCTTCGTCTTCTAGAAGAAGAAACGATGTATTGAGGGTCTCGGATGTCGACAGCGGTGACTCTCGGGCGCATAGGAGGAGACGATTGAACTAG
- the LOC107934582 gene encoding dirigent protein 22, with amino-acid sequence MAENHPKLPCTAAFLLTLFSLISSLAALEPNTFSRHLSPSSLGLKKKEKLSHLHFYFHDIVAGENATAVRVAKAKTTTETSPFGAVAVIDDPLTVSPDIGSKMVGKAQGIYALTSKTEASLLMAYNFAFMEGKYNGSSLGVMGRNPVFSAVREMPVIGGSGVFRFARGYAEARTHAFDLKTGNAVVEYNVYVFHY; translated from the coding sequence ATGGCGGAGAACCACCCAAAACTCCCCTGCACCGCAGCCTTCCTCCTTACACTCTTCTCATTAATTTCATCCTTAGCCGCCTTAGAACCAAACACTTTCTCTCGACACCTCTCGCCGTCGTCATTGgggttgaaaaaaaaagagaaactaaGCCACCTCCATTTCTACTTCCACGACATCGTCGCCGGTGAAAACGCAACCGCCGTCCGCGTGGCCAAAGCAAAAACGACGACGGAGACTTCACCGTTCGGAGCGGTGGCGGTGATCGACGACCCTTTGACGGTGAGCCCGGATATTGGGTCGAAGATGGTGGGAAAAGCACAAGGGATTTATGCTTTGACGTCAAAAACGGAAGCTAGCTTGTTAATGGCGTATAACTTTGCTTTTATGGAAGGGAAATATAATGGGAGTAGTCTTGGTGTTATGGGGCGGAATCCAGTGTTTTCAGCCGTGAGAGAGATGCCGGTGATCGGTGGTAGTGGGGTTTTTAGGTTTGCTCGTGGATATGCTGAAGCAAGGACTCATGCATTTGATTTAAAGACTGGGAATGCTGTTGTTGAATATAATGTTTATGTTTTTCATTATTAA
- the LOC107934602 gene encoding DEAD-box ATP-dependent RNA helicase 37 codes for MRTSWADSVSNSAAEIAISDKNSLPCPTRSTYVPPHLRSGSISDLSGPVTGTNGGSRWTGSDGGGTKPELRRQGQANSYATAGRDAAAGGGGGGGRNNRSGGWDRREREVNPFGNDDKIYDIKQNFSEQENSGINFDAYEDIPVEVSGENVPPPVNTFAEIDLGEILNQNIRRCKYVKPTPVQRHAIPIALAGKDLMACAQTGSGKTAAFCFPIISGIMRELYAQRSHVGRTVYPLGLILSPTRELSCQIHDEAKKFSYQTGVKVVVAYGGAPINQQLRELERGVDILVATPGRLVDLLERARVSLQAVRYLALDEADRMLDMGFEPQIRKIVEQMNMPNRGVRQTMLFSATFPREIQRLASDFLSNHIFLAVGRVGSSTDLIVQRVEFVLESDKRSHLMDLLHAQRENGNHGKQALTLVFVETKKGADSLEHWLCMNGFPSTTIHGDRTQQERELALRSFKSGKTPILVATDVAARGLDIPHVAHVVNFDLPNDIDDYVHRIGRTGRAGKTGLATAFFNESNLSLARPLAELMQEASQEVPAWLTHYASRAPYGGNKNRRSGGRFGGSDFRREESIGKNLDYYSGGNSGNACEGLVDIAGGYAPGVTSAWD; via the exons ATGAGAACTTCATGGGCGGATTCTGTGTCAAATTCTGCAGCTGAAATTGCAATTTCGGACAAAAATTCATTACCTTGTCCTACTCGTTCCACTTATGTCCCTCCCCACCTTCGTAGCGGTTCAATTTCCGACCTGTCAGGTCCGGTTACCGGGACCAATGGCGGGTCCCGTTGGACCGGCAGTGATGGTGGAGGGACAAAGCCTGAACTCAGGCGTCAAGGACAGGCGAATAGTTATGCTACAGCCGGACGAGATGCCGCTgccggtggtggtggtggtggtggtcgGAATAATAGAAGTGGAGGTTGGGATAGGAGAGAAAGGGAAGTAAACCCATTTGGTAATGATGATAAAATTTAtgatataaaacaaaattttagtgAACAAGAGAATTCCGGTATCAATTTTGATGCATACGAAGATATTCCAGTGGAAGTTAGTGGTGAAAATGTACCACCGCCTGTAAATACTTTTGCCGAGATAGATTTAggtgaaattttgaatcaaaacATTAGGAGGTGCAAGTATGTGAAACCGACTCCGGTACAACGTCACGCTATCCCTATAGCATTAGCAGGTAAAGATTTAATGGCTTGTGCTCAAACTGGGTCAGGGAAGACGGCTGCATTTTGTTTTCCTATTATTAGTGGAATTATGCGAGAGCTGTATGCACAAAGATCGCATGTAGGACGAACTGTTTACCCTCTTGGTCTTATTTTATCTCCTACGAGGGAACTTTCTTGTCAG ATACATGATGAGGCCAAAAAATTCTCGTATCAAACTGGCGTCAAGGTGGTTGTTGCTTATGGAGGAGCACCGATTAACCAGCAG TTGCGGGAGCTAGAGAGAGGAGTTGATATACTCGTGGCAACGCCAGGACGATTGGTTGATTTGCTAGAGAGGGCCCGAGTGTCATTGCAAGCGGTTAGGTACTTGGCCCTCGACGAGGCGGATCGCATGCTTGATATGGGTTTTGAGCCACAAATTAGGAAGATAGTGGAACAAATGAATATGCCTAATCGGGGTGTGAGACAGACAATGTTGTTCAGTGCCACTTTTCCAAGAGAGATACAG AGACTTGCTTCCGATTTTCTTTCGAACCACATATTCTTGGCTGTTGGGAGGGTCGGCTCAAGTACCGATTTGATTGTTCAAAGGGTTGAATTTGTTCTCGAGTCTGATAAAAGAAGCCATCTCATGGATCTTCTACATGCACAGAGGGAAAATGGAAATCATGGAAAG CAAGCTTTGACATTAGTTTTCGTGGAGACTAAAAAAGGAGCCGATTCATTGGAACACTGGCTCTGCATGAATGGATTCCCATCAACGACCATTCATGGTGATAGGACTCAACAG GAAAGGGAACTAGCATTGAGATCTTTCAAGAGTGGAAAGACCCCGATTCTAGTAGCAACTGATGTGGCTGCTCGTGGTCTTGATATACCCCATGTAGCTCATGTTGTCAACTTCGATCTTCCCAATGACATCGACGATTATGTCCATCGAATTGGAAGGACCGGACGTGCTGGTAAAACTGGGTTAGCCACCGCATTCTTTAACGAAAGTAATTTATCACTAGCAAGACCACTAGCCGAGCTAATGCAAGAAGCAAGTCAAGAAGTACCTGCATGGCTCACCCATTATGCATCCCGAGCGCCTTATGGTGGTAACAAGAACCGACGATCCGGTGGGCGTTTCGGTGGGTCTGATTTCAGGCGAGAGGAATCAATTGGTAAAAACCTAGATTACTACAGCGGAGGAAATAGTGGTAATGCATGCGAAGGTCTGGTTGATATCGCTGGAGGATACGCACCAGGTGTGACTAGTGCATGGGATTAG
- the LOC107934559 gene encoding mediator of RNA polymerase II transcription subunit 7a produces the protein MATATYPPPPPFYRLYKDYLQNPKSAPEPPPPIEGTYVCFGGNYTTDDVLPSLEDQGVRQLYPKGPNIDFKKELRSLNRELQLHILELADVLVERPSQYARQVEEISLIFKNLHHLLNSLRPHQARATLIHILELQIQRRKEALEDIKRRREEARRLLKESLGTLDGQ, from the exons ATGGCAACAGCTACATATCCACCACCGCCACCGTTTTACAGGCTCTACAAAGATTACTTACAAAACCCTAAATCAGCACCGGAGCCTCCGCCGCCTATTGAAGGCACTTACGTTTGCTTTGGTGGCAACTATACC ACCGATGATGTGCTTCCGAGTTTGGAAGATCAAGGGGTTCGCCAACTCTACCCCAAAGGACCTAATATTG ATTTCAAGAAGGAATTGAGGTCGCTTAACAGAGAATTGCAACTACATATTTTGGAGCTCGCAGATGTTCTCGTCGAGAGACCATCACAATACGCTAGACAAGTGGAGGAGATATCTCTCATATTCAAGAACTTGCACCACTTGCTGAATTCGTTGCGCCCCCATCAG GCTAGAGCAACACTAATTCACATTCTAGAACTTCAGATACAACGGCGTAAAGAAGCTCTGGAGGATATTAAGAG GAGGCGAGAAGAAGCACGAAGACTACTCAAGGAATCGCTCGGGACCTTAGATGGACAGTAG
- the LOC107934557 gene encoding probable E3 ubiquitin-protein ligase BAH1-like, producing the protein MKFGETFKEYLRGDQEWFLDKVSHVEYKRLKKVLKSCRRCKALHEGNSTIDQTDGEQQQNPTFSRFCQCQPCPVCDQMFFTELMREATDIAGCFSSRVRHLLHLHVPRGMQRYVLRLRQCFKNDQQALVEEGLMLIEYITMNAIAIRKILKKYDKVHSSANGKNFKSKLRAEHLELLQSPWLIELGALSLNFKGSDDGEAFIQFSGSFSCNLDEMEPVMTLMLPHSIKLEYNLKCAICLEIVFNPYALSCGHLFCKSCACSAASVMIFQGLKASSPDSKCPICREAGVYANAVHMLELDLLIKKRHKDYWKERAIAERAEMVKQSKEYWESQTKYVVGY; encoded by the exons atgaaatttggtGAGACTTTTAAGGAATATTTACGTGGTGATCAAGAATGGTTTTTAGATAAAGTCTCTCATGTTGAATACAAAAGGCTTAAAAAAGTATTGAAAAGTTGCAGAAGGTGTAAAGCATTACATGAGGGTAATAGCACAATAGATCAAACAGATGGTGAACAACAACAAAATCCCACATTTTCTCGATTTTGTCAATGCCAACCTTGCCCAG TGTGTGATCAAATGTTCTTCACCGAATTAATGAGGGAAGCAACAGATATAGCTGGCTGCTTTAGTTCCCGAGTCCGACATCTCCTCCATCTTCACGTCCCCAGAGGGATGCAGCGGTATGTTCTGCGGTTACGCCAATGTTTCAAAAACGACCAACAAGCTTTAGTGGAAGAAGGGCTGATGTTAATCGAGTATATCACGATGAATGCAATCGCCATCCGTAAAATCCTCAAGAAGTATGATAAA GTACATAGCTCTGCTAATGGGAAGAACTTCAAGTCCAAACTGAGGGCCGAACATTTGGAGCTTTTGCAATCACCATGGCTGATAGAATTAGGAGCTCTTTCGTTGAATTTCAAAGGATCAGATGATGGTGAAGCATTCATTCAGTTTTCCGGCTCGTTTTCGTGCAACCTCGATGAAATGGAACCGGTGATGACGTTGATGCTTCCGCATTCAATAAAGCTGGAATACAACTTAAAGTGTGCTATTTGCTTG GAAATTGTTTTCAATCCATATGCTTTGAGTTGTGGTCATCTTTTCTGCAAATCATGTGCTTGCTCAGCCGCTTCTGTGATGATCTTTCAAGGACTTAAAGCCTCGAGTCCGGATTCAAAGTGTCCCATCTGTCGAGAG GCTGGAGTTTATGCTAATGCGGTGCACATGCTAGAGCTGGATCTTCTAATTAAGAAAAG GCACAAAGATTATTGGAAAGAAAGGGCGATTGCAGAACGTGCAGAGATGGTGAAACAATCAAAGGAGTACTGGGAATCTCAAACCAAATATGTGGTGGGCTATTaa
- the LOC107934566 gene encoding pentatricopeptide repeat-containing protein At5g06540: MNSSINISNKVLNTLRLKNPKLLLLESCNNLSQLKIIHGYMIRTHIIFDIFAASRLISLCINNPSFGPFSLNYAHNVFSQIETPNLFMYNALIKGFSGENPIKGFEFYVRMLRANIVPDNLSFPFLVRACAQLEVIDMGIQAHGQIVKHGFENDVYVQNSLVYMYSTCGDIKAANEVFSRMLSPNVVSWTSIIAGFNKIGDVEMARELFDRMPERNLVTWSTMINGYAKNNCFEKAVELFQILKDKGIKANETVMVSVISSYAHLGAIELGEKAHDYVVKNNLSLNVILGTALVDMYARCGSIEKAIKVFDQMPERDVLSWTALIAGLAMHGYAEKAIWFFSKMVNSGLKPRDITFTYLLSACSHGGLVEKGLELFESMKRDYGIEPRLEHYGCVVDLLGRAGKLAEAEKFVLEMPVKPNAPIWGALLGACRIHRNAEIAERVGNILIPLLPEHSGYYVLLSNIYARTNRWENVETMRQMMKEKGVKKPPGYSLIEVDGKVHNFKMGDKSHPEIEMIERKWDEILRKIRLAGYTGNTSDALFDIDEEEKENALHRHSEKLAIAYGIMRTETPAPIRIVKNLRVCEDCHTATKLISKVFRRELIVRDRNRFHHFREGSCSCMDYW, from the coding sequence ATGAATAGCAGCATCAATATCAGCAACAAAGTGTTGAACACATTAAGGTTAAAGAACCCAAAGCTTTTATTACTCGAATCCTGCAACAATTTATCTCAATTGAAGATCATCCATGGTTATATGATAAGAACCCATATCATCTTCGACATTTTCGCAGCTAGTCGATTGATTTCCCTTTGTATAAACAACCCTTCATTCGGGCCATTTTCATTAAATTATGCTCACAATGTTTTTTCCCAAATCGAAACTCCAAATCTTTTTATGTACAATGCTTTGATCAAAGGGTTTTCTGGTGAAAACCCAATTAAGGGTTTCGAGTTTTACGTTCGAATGTTGAGGGCAAACATTGTTCCTGATAATCTTAGTTTTCCATTTTTGGTAAGGGCTTGTGCACAGTTGGAAGTCATTGATATGGGGATTCAAGCTCATGGTCAAATTGTAAAACATGGGTTTGAAAACGATGTTTATGTGCAGAATTCGTTAGTTTATATGTATTCAACGTGTGGAGATATAAAGGCTGCTAACGAAGTGTTTAGTCGAATGTTGTCGCCGAATGTGGTTTCATGGACGTCGATCATTGCTGGGTTTAATAAAATTGGGGATGTTGAAATGGCACGTGAACTGTTCGATAGAATGCCTGAGAGGAACTTGGTTACTTGGAGTACAATGATTAATGGGTACGCTAAGAACAATTGCTTTGAAAAAGCTGTTGAATTGTTTCAGATACTAAAAGATAAAGGGATTAAAGCTAATGAAACTGTTATGGTTAGTGTAATTTCTTCTTATGCTCATTTGGGTGCAATTGAATTAGGTGAAAAAGCTCATGATTATGTTGTGAAGAACAATTTGAGTTTGAATGTGATTCTTGGGACGGCTTTAGTAGATATGTATGCAAGATGTGGGAGTATTGAGAAAGCTATTAAAGTGTTTGATCAAATGCCTGAAAGAGATGTTCTTAGTTGGACTGCTCTTATTGCTGGATTAGCAATGCATGGTTATGCAGAGAAGGCAATTTGGTTCTTTTCAAAAATGGTGAATTCCGGGTTAAAACCGAGAGATATTACGTTTACGTATTTGTTATCTGCTTGTAGCCATGGCGGATTAGTTGAAAAAGGTTTAGAGTTGTTCGAGAGCATGAAAAGAGATTACGGGATTGAGCCAAGGTTGGAGCATTACGGTTGCGTTGTGGATTTGCTTGGCCGAGCAGGGAAGTTAGCCGAAGCGGAGAAGTTTGTGCTTGAAATGCCGGTAAAACCGAATGCACCTATTTGGGGTGCACTTCTCGGAGCTTGTAGGATTCATAGAAACGCAGAAATTGCAGAAAGAGTGGGGAATATATTGATCCCTTTGTTGCCGGAACACAGCGGCTATTATGTGTTGCTTTCGAACATTTATGCACGTACAAACAGGTGGGAGAATGTTGAAACTATGAGGCAGATGATGAAGGAAAAAGGTGTTAAAAAGCCGCCAGGTTATAGCTTGATCGAGGTTGATGGGAAAGTACATAACTTTAAAATGGGTGATAAATCACACCCGGAAATCGAAATGATCGAACGAAAATGGGACGAGATTCTTCGGAAGATAAGATTAGCAGGTTATACGGGGAATACATCCGATGCATTGTTTGATATCgatgaggaagaaaaagaaaatgctcTACATAGACATAGTGAGAAGCTTGCTATTGCTTACGGGATTATGAGAACTGAGACTCCGGCGCCAATCCGAATAGTGAAGAACTTGCGAGTATGTGAAGATTGTCATACTGCGACGAAGCTGATTTCAAAGGTTTTCAGGCGTGAGTTGATCGTGAGAGACCGGAACCGGTTCCATCATTTTAGAGAAGGTTCTTGTTCTTGTATGGATTACTGGTGA